In Candidatus Nealsonbacteria bacterium DGGOD1a, one DNA window encodes the following:
- the atpD gene encoding F0F1 ATP synthase subunit beta, whose amino-acid sequence MAKIIQIIGPVVDVEFEENKLPSLGNALKVAGKNLILEVQQYVGGGGVRCLAMGPTEGLRRGEEVTDTGSPITVPTGKAALGRLFNVLGEPIDEMGAVVSEKRYSVFKEAPNYSQQKGEVEILETGVKAIDLLCPIPKGGKIGLFGGAGVGKTVLIQELIRNIAKVHKGVSVFAGVGERTREGNDIYIEMKDSKTLDNTVLYFGQMSDQPGVRFRVPFSAVATSEYFRDEEKKDVLLFVDNVFRFVLAGCEVSALMGRIPSQTGYQPTLFTEMGALEERITSNKEGSITSMQAVYVPADDYTDPAVVAIFSHLDSSLVLSRQIASLGLFPAVDPLVTTSSILNPHIVGERHYRVASGVAQILQRYKELQDIIAILGVEELADEDKLVVSRARKIQKFLSQPFFVAEAFSGKSGKYVKLADTIEGFERLISGEFDDRNESDFYMRGAIDEVVNS is encoded by the coding sequence ATGGCAAAAATAATTCAGATAATCGGTCCGGTGGTGGATGTGGAATTCGAGGAGAACAAACTTCCGTCGCTTGGTAACGCGTTGAAAGTGGCCGGCAAAAATCTTATTCTGGAGGTCCAGCAGTATGTGGGCGGCGGCGGCGTGCGCTGTTTGGCTATGGGCCCGACCGAAGGGTTGAGGCGCGGCGAGGAGGTAACGGATACGGGAAGCCCGATCACGGTTCCGACCGGAAAGGCGGCGTTGGGCCGGCTCTTTAATGTGTTGGGCGAACCGATCGATGAGATGGGCGCGGTGGTTAGCGAAAAACGCTATTCTGTTTTTAAGGAAGCCCCGAATTACTCCCAGCAAAAAGGCGAAGTGGAAATTTTGGAAACCGGGGTGAAAGCAATCGATCTTCTGTGCCCGATTCCGAAAGGCGGCAAGATCGGCCTTTTCGGCGGCGCGGGCGTGGGCAAAACGGTATTGATCCAAGAGCTTATCCGGAATATCGCCAAAGTGCACAAGGGCGTGTCGGTGTTCGCGGGCGTGGGCGAACGGACGCGCGAAGGCAACGACATTTATATTGAAATGAAAGATTCGAAAACTTTGGATAACACGGTGCTGTACTTCGGCCAGATGTCGGATCAGCCGGGCGTGCGTTTCCGCGTGCCGTTTTCGGCCGTGGCAACTTCGGAGTATTTTCGCGACGAGGAAAAAAAGGATGTTTTGCTTTTTGTTGACAATGTGTTCCGTTTTGTGCTCGCGGGTTGCGAAGTGTCGGCTTTGATGGGCCGCATTCCTTCCCAGACCGGCTACCAGCCGACGCTGTTTACGGAAATGGGCGCGCTTGAGGAGCGTATCACTTCGAACAAGGAAGGTTCGATTACTTCGATGCAGGCGGTTTATGTGCCGGCCGATGACTATACCGACCCGGCCGTGGTGGCAATCTTTTCGCATTTGGATTCATCGCTTGTTTTGAGCCGCCAGATAGCTTCGCTGGGTCTTTTCCCGGCCGTTGATCCCCTGGTAACCACTTCATCGATATTGAATCCCCATATTGTGGGCGAGCGGCATTATCGCGTGGCTTCCGGCGTGGCCCAGATTCTTCAGCGCTACAAGGAATTGCAGGATATCATCGCGATTCTGGGCGTGGAAGAATTGGCCGATGAAGACAAGCTGGTGGTGAGCCGCGCGCGCAAAATACAAAAGTTTTTATCACAGCCTTTCTTTGTCGCCGAGGCGTTCAGCGGCAAGTCGGGCAAATATGTCAAACTGGCCGATACCATCGAGGGTTTTGAGAGGCTGATCTCCGGCGAATTTGACGACCGCAACGAATCGGATTTCTATATGAGAGGCGCCATTGATGAAGTCGTTAATAGTTAA
- a CDS encoding DUF47 family protein produces the protein MFNLFPKDGVFYQLFEKQTEKIDEAAKLLRKLLEEPEKLNEISLRLKELEIEADNVGHEVMDHLRKNFITPMEGEDIDLLRQNLDDIMDFIERSVNRIGLYRIRPPFPKEIAEYVGVISGAVAEISEGMKELKNIKKFGPSLQKRCERLNELENVGDDINRKALGGLMGIQSVSCDKLMEVIKLKEIYETLENAIDCCENVGNMFESILIKNQ, from the coding sequence ATGTTTAATTTATTTCCCAAGGACGGCGTTTTTTATCAGCTTTTTGAAAAACAAACCGAAAAAATAGATGAGGCGGCGAAACTTTTGAGAAAGCTTTTGGAAGAACCGGAGAAGTTGAATGAAATTTCTTTACGGCTGAAAGAATTGGAAATTGAGGCGGACAATGTGGGCCACGAGGTAATGGATCATTTGAGGAAAAATTTCATTACTCCCATGGAAGGGGAAGACATTGATCTCTTGCGGCAAAACCTCGACGATATAATGGATTTTATCGAAAGATCGGTTAATCGCATCGGTCTTTACCGCATCCGGCCGCCGTTTCCGAAAGAGATTGCCGAATATGTCGGCGTCATCAGCGGGGCGGTGGCCGAGATTAGCGAAGGAATGAAGGAACTCAAGAACATCAAGAAATTCGGTCCGTCGCTGCAAAAGCGCTGCGAGCGCCTCAACGAATTGGAAAATGTGGGCGACGATATCAATCGCAAGGCTTTGGGCGGATTGATGGGCATACAAAGCGTTTCTTGCGACAAATTGATGGAAGTTATCAAGCTCAAGGAAATATATGAAACGCTGGAAAATGCCATTGATTGTTGCGAAAATGTGGGCAATATGTTCGAATCGATCCTGATAAAAAATCAGTAA
- a CDS encoding inorganic phosphate transporter: protein MVLETAFIVFIIFTALAFDFTNGMHDAANSISTIVSTRVLPPKLAVFWAALFNFIAFAIFGTAVAKTIGSGMIDIKTVTPQVIFCGLLGAIGWNIFTWLKGLPTSSSHALIGAYAGAAVANAGMEAIIPGGWTKTLLFIIMAPAIGLALGYFFKVLSSWIAYNHSPAGVSKWSRILQLFSAALYSLGHGGNDAQKTMGIITGLLFVGGFVPSLDIPLWVVLSAHAAIALGTLSGGWRIVRTMGTKITKLKPIDGVCAEGASAISIFWATHLGVPVSTTHVITGAISGVGAAHRITAVRWNVAFNIVWAWLFTIPGAALIGAIAFLLLKNF, encoded by the coding sequence ATGGTGCTGGAAACCGCGTTCATTGTTTTTATCATTTTTACGGCATTGGCGTTTGATTTTACCAATGGCATGCACGATGCCGCCAATTCGATTTCGACGATTGTGTCAACGAGGGTATTGCCGCCCAAACTGGCCGTTTTCTGGGCGGCGCTTTTCAATTTTATCGCGTTCGCGATTTTTGGCACGGCCGTGGCGAAAACGATCGGTTCGGGAATGATCGATATTAAAACCGTGACCCCGCAGGTGATCTTTTGCGGTTTGCTCGGCGCGATCGGATGGAATATTTTCACATGGTTGAAGGGTCTTCCCACCAGTTCGTCGCACGCTTTGATCGGCGCCTACGCGGGCGCGGCGGTGGCTAACGCCGGGATGGAAGCGATTATTCCGGGCGGCTGGACAAAGACTTTGTTGTTCATAATTATGGCGCCGGCCATCGGTTTGGCGCTGGGTTATTTTTTCAAAGTGCTTTCGTCGTGGATCGCGTATAATCATTCGCCGGCCGGCGTGAGCAAATGGTCCCGGATATTGCAGTTGTTTTCCGCCGCGCTTTACAGTTTGGGCCATGGCGGCAACGACGCCCAGAAAACTATGGGAATTATCACCGGTTTGCTTTTCGTGGGAGGTTTTGTGCCGAGTTTGGATATTCCTTTATGGGTGGTTTTGAGCGCGCATGCCGCGATCGCTTTGGGGACATTGAGCGGCGGTTGGCGTATTGTGCGAACCATGGGAACCAAAATTACCAAGTTAAAACCGATTGACGGCGTGTGCGCCGAAGGCGCCAGCGCCATCAGTATTTTTTGGGCTACGCATCTGGGCGTGCCGGTGAGCACCACTCATGTGATCACCGGAGCGATTTCGGGCGTGGGCGCCGCCCACCGTATCACCGCGGTGCGCTGGAATGTGGCGTTTAACATTGTCTGGGCATGGCTGTTTACCATTCCCGGCGCGGCTTTGATCGGCGCGATCGCGTTTTTATTATTGAAGAATTTCTGA
- a CDS encoding HAD family hydrolase: MIKLVIFDFFGTLGYYDSAEHRRVFEKLKEFNLPVDEEKVVAKLSEVLPDYFSRAESWQGVADKIIQKLGIVLELDRRETLAAFLERKLACKLFCDAKEVLNLPQDKAILTLSAKFLIDSISALRHFAVFTPKTAGAAKPELKAFLAVLAKMKVDPEEAVMVGDSLENDILPALALGIKPILIDRKGEIEIDNPAITKISSLKELKKCL; the protein is encoded by the coding sequence ATGATAAAGCTTGTTATTTTTGATTTTTTCGGCACTTTGGGTTATTATGATTCCGCCGAGCATCGGCGGGTGTTTGAAAAGCTGAAAGAATTCAATTTGCCGGTTGACGAAGAAAAAGTTGTCGCGAAGCTGTCCGAAGTTTTGCCGGATTATTTTTCGCGCGCCGAAAGCTGGCAGGGAGTCGCCGACAAGATCATTCAGAAGCTGGGCATTGTTTTGGAACTTGACCGGCGCGAAACACTGGCCGCGTTTCTGGAAAGAAAATTGGCCTGCAAGCTGTTTTGCGATGCCAAAGAGGTGTTGAATCTTCCGCAGGATAAAGCGATTTTGACTTTAAGCGCTAAATTTCTGATCGACAGCATTTCCGCATTGCGCCATTTCGCGGTGTTTACGCCGAAAACCGCGGGCGCGGCTAAACCCGAACTTAAGGCTTTTTTGGCGGTACTGGCAAAAATGAAGGTCGATCCCGAAGAAGCGGTGATGGTGGGCGACAGTTTGGAAAATGACATTCTGCCCGCGTTGGCGCTGGGCATCAAACCGATATTGATCGATAGAAAAGGAGAGATTGAAATTGATAATCCGGCAATCACCAAAATTTCTTCGCTGAAAGAACTGAAAAAGTGTCTTTAG
- the tnpA gene encoding IS200/IS605 family transposase, with the protein MEQEKRDIWRWYHNVSECYYHIQITVKYRKALLNEKVIAAIVESLKGFMERYAIEISHVGFDQDHAHILARFLPKYSGGQVIKIIKSITAREVFRQVPEIKKELWGGEFWTDGYYIATISARGNRKVIERYIQNQGRPKDVSQLRLFEL; encoded by the coding sequence ATGGAGCAAGAAAAGCGGGATATCTGGCGTTGGTACCACAATGTTTCCGAATGTTATTACCACATCCAGATTACGGTCAAATATCGCAAAGCATTACTGAACGAAAAGGTGATTGCCGCAATTGTCGAGAGCCTGAAAGGATTTATGGAACGGTACGCCATTGAGATCAGCCATGTGGGATTCGACCAAGACCACGCCCATATTCTGGCAAGATTCCTGCCGAAGTATTCCGGCGGCCAGGTTATCAAAATAATAAAAAGCATTACCGCGCGCGAGGTGTTCCGGCAAGTTCCCGAAATTAAAAAAGAACTCTGGGGTGGAGAGTTCTGGACAGACGGCTATTATATCGCTACGATCAGCGCACGCGGTAATAGGAAAGTTATTGAGCGATACATTCAAAACCAAGGCAGACCAAAAGATGTGAGCCAGTTACGATTGTTTGAATTGTAG
- a CDS encoding helix-turn-helix domain-containing protein, translated as MSNLAENLRRLRKAKDLTQEKLARLADLTNNTIIKIEAGKNQNPTLDTLKNIAKVLEVSVDELIK; from the coding sequence ATGTCAAACCTTGCCGAAAATTTAAGGCGGCTTAGAAAAGCCAAAGACTTAACCCAAGAAAAGCTGGCGCGGCTTGCCGATCTTACCAATAACACAATAATTAAAATTGAAGCTGGTAAAAACCAAAATCCAACGCTCGACACTCTCAAAAATATCGCCAAAGTTCTTGAGGTTAGCGTTGATGAATTAATAAAATAA
- a CDS encoding SHOCT domain-containing protein translates to MDNLMQNFGDRGEKILKENIVNNEEKIFVKLQGSFGEGLVITDKRLYVLKWGFMTGNLIGGRCNVFEFGNITGIEIKKGWTGTFEVLTPATQNTQKSYWGKDNNSAIKSDNIVTFQQDKFNLFQEATKIGREMISNFHSKGSVKTTDYSELEKLAELKEKGIITQEEFNAKKKSILGL, encoded by the coding sequence ATGGACAATTTAATGCAAAATTTCGGCGATAGAGGCGAAAAAATATTGAAAGAAAATATTGTCAATAACGAGGAAAAAATATTTGTAAAACTACAAGGTTCATTCGGGGAAGGATTAGTAATCACAGACAAAAGACTTTATGTTTTAAAATGGGGATTTATGACAGGGAATCTTATAGGCGGAAGATGTAATGTTTTTGAGTTTGGCAATATTACAGGCATAGAGATTAAAAAAGGTTGGACTGGCACTTTTGAAGTATTAACGCCAGCGACTCAAAACACTCAAAAAAGTTATTGGGGCAAGGACAATAATAGTGCGATTAAAAGTGATAATATTGTTACTTTCCAACAGGATAAATTTAATCTTTTCCAAGAAGCTACAAAAATTGGCAGAGAAATGATAAGCAATTTTCATTCAAAAGGAAGTGTTAAAACCACTGATTATTCGGAATTAGAAAAATTAGCAGAGCTTAAAGAAAAAGGTATAATTACGCAAGAAGAATTTAATGCCAAGAAAAAATCTATTCTTGGGTTATAA
- the tgt gene encoding tRNA guanosine(34) transglycosylase Tgt produces MAEFKFEIIKQDKNSRARAGVIHTRRGDIETPYFVPVGTLASVRGLDSSDLGMLGAQCALINTYHLHLKPGDETIKKLGGTHKFMNFDLPLFSDSGGFQAFSLGLAREHNIGKIGVFPEETANSELLGNFKRVRPFLKGSDPFKKNLVRITGGGIEFRSIYDGSRHFFDAKKSMEIQSNLDSDIIMAFDECTSPLSDYDYTKIAMARTHDWAEQSLEYHNKDQAIYGIIQGGYFKDLRDISAKFINDLPFDGIAIGGSLGKTKADMHEIIDWVIPQLDVRPRHLLGIGEIDDIFKSVEQGIDTFDCVAATRNARRGCLFVLPESGGSLANKFRLNISGAKYKNDSDPIDANCHCPVCENYSRAYLRHLHNARELSYFRLATIHNLWFMLRLMEKIRESIENGRFAELKKEWLG; encoded by the coding sequence ATGGCCGAGTTTAAATTTGAAATAATAAAACAGGATAAAAATTCGCGCGCGCGCGCCGGGGTGATCCATACGCGCCGGGGAGATATTGAAACGCCTTATTTTGTGCCGGTGGGGACTTTGGCGTCGGTGCGCGGTTTGGATTCATCCGACCTTGGAATGTTGGGCGCGCAATGCGCGCTGATCAACACTTACCATTTGCATTTAAAGCCGGGCGACGAAACGATCAAGAAATTGGGCGGAACTCATAAATTTATGAATTTTGATTTGCCCTTGTTTTCGGATTCGGGCGGCTTTCAGGCGTTCTCGCTGGGATTGGCGCGCGAGCACAACATCGGCAAGATCGGCGTTTTCCCGGAAGAAACCGCGAACAGTGAACTTCTCGGAAATTTTAAAAGGGTCCGACCCTTTTTAAAAGGGTCCGACCCTTTTAAAAAAAATCTGGTACGAATCACCGGCGGGGGTATTGAATTCCGATCAATCTATGACGGATCGCGGCATTTTTTCGATGCCAAGAAATCGATGGAAATACAATCAAATTTGGACAGCGATATCATTATGGCGTTTGACGAATGCACCTCGCCGCTTTCGGATTATGATTATACCAAGATCGCGATGGCGCGGACTCACGATTGGGCCGAGCAATCGCTGGAATACCACAATAAAGACCAGGCAATCTACGGCATAATCCAAGGCGGTTATTTCAAGGATTTGCGCGATATTAGCGCGAAATTTATCAATGATCTGCCTTTTGACGGGATTGCCATCGGCGGGTCGCTGGGAAAAACAAAAGCGGATATGCACGAAATTATTGATTGGGTGATTCCGCAATTGGATGTCCGGCCGCGCCATCTTTTGGGAATTGGAGAGATTGATGATATTTTTAAATCCGTGGAACAAGGAATCGACACTTTTGATTGCGTGGCGGCCACGCGCAACGCGCGGCGCGGCTGTTTGTTTGTATTGCCCGAATCGGGCGGAAGTTTGGCCAACAAATTCCGCCTCAACATTTCCGGCGCGAAATATAAAAACGACAGCGATCCGATTGACGCAAACTGCCATTGCCCGGTATGCGAAAATTACTCCCGCGCCTATTTGCGTCATTTGCACAACGCGCGCGAATTAAGTTATTTTCGCCTGGCGACGATCCATAATTTGTGGTTTATGCTTCGCCTGATGGAAAAAATCCGGGAAAGCATAGAAAACGGCAGATTCGCGGAACTGAAAAAAGAATGGTTGGGATAA
- a CDS encoding metalloregulator ArsR/SmtB family transcription factor translates to METPKCCKGKKKTKEIAGVAVILKLLAEENRLKTLCILQNGEYCACQIIKHLGLPQNLVSHHLNKLKESGLIQGRKEGVWIHYSLTEKGQRITKAVLELN, encoded by the coding sequence ATGGAAACTCCCAAATGCTGCAAAGGCAAAAAGAAAACAAAGGAGATCGCTGGCGTTGCGGTCATTTTAAAATTGCTGGCCGAAGAAAACCGGCTGAAAACCCTTTGCATACTCCAAAACGGCGAATATTGCGCCTGCCAGATCATAAAGCACCTTGGCCTGCCTCAAAACCTGGTGTCGCACCATTTAAACAAGCTAAAAGAATCTGGCTTGATCCAAGGCCGCAAAGAGGGGGTCTGGATTCATTATTCGCTAACCGAGAAAGGCCAGCGCATAACCAAAGCCGTGCTTGAATTAAATTAG
- a CDS encoding MTH895/ArsE family thioredoxin-like protein: MIKLLIEWKHLSVSGKTCQRCSDTGKNIIQVLEDLKNDLQFKEISFEFVEKELSAKEIKHSNEVLFNGLPIESLISNSKAGESDCQSCADLVGQPVKCRTVCCEGKTLEAIPKEVIKEAILNWLKQSDNLKIMENKITKIEVIGSGCANCKKLHELAIAAAKELNINVEIEYSNDIQKALAMGVMQFPVLAVNGKVVLTGQADLKKVKDALSKEDKTDNQSGCCPCGGDCGCL, encoded by the coding sequence ATGATAAAACTTTTAATCGAATGGAAGCATTTAAGCGTGAGCGGCAAAACTTGCCAGCGTTGTTCTGATACCGGCAAAAACATTATCCAGGTTTTGGAAGATTTAAAAAACGACTTGCAATTTAAAGAAATCAGTTTTGAATTTGTAGAAAAAGAGCTTTCAGCAAAAGAGATCAAACACTCCAACGAAGTGCTTTTCAACGGCCTGCCCATCGAAAGCCTTATATCCAACTCCAAGGCAGGGGAAAGCGATTGCCAATCTTGCGCCGATCTGGTGGGCCAGCCGGTAAAATGCCGCACAGTATGTTGCGAAGGGAAAACTCTGGAAGCAATTCCAAAAGAAGTAATCAAAGAGGCCATATTAAATTGGCTTAAGCAAAGCGATAATTTAAAAATCATGGAAAACAAAATCACTAAAATCGAAGTCATCGGTTCCGGCTGTGCCAACTGCAAGAAGTTGCACGAATTGGCGATAGCCGCGGCTAAAGAATTGAATATCAATGTTGAAATTGAATATTCCAATGATATTCAAAAAGCTCTTGCAATGGGCGTAATGCAATTTCCGGTGCTGGCGGTAAACGGCAAGGTCGTGCTTACCGGCCAGGCGGATCTGAAAAAGGTTAAGGACGCGTTAAGCAAAGAGGATAAAACCGACAACCAGTCTGGTTGCTGCCCCTGCGGCGGCGATTGCGGTTGTCTTTAA
- a CDS encoding permease: MDIFYPIQAFADLAVNNWLGITNEYWAKALNFFIYDTIKIGLLLVAINYLMAIVRYYFPVEKVRDILSSRKWYGFDYLLAALLGTITPFCSCSSIPLFIGFVSAGIPLGVTFAFLIASPLVNEASLFIFPSIFGLKMALMYNALGIIVSVLAGMAIQRLRMDKNVNPEFLRFKTQKRAIEENGGQSISIKKKLLIWWRDGIGVSKSIFPYVLLGVGIGALIHGFIPRDFVENSLAVRQWWAVPLATILGLPLYANSVSVIPVIEALTQKGVPLGTSLAFMTATVTLSIPGLLILKKAMNWKLLSAFAVVATIGIMAIGYFFNWIQP, translated from the coding sequence ATGGATATTTTTTACCCCATTCAAGCGTTTGCCGACCTGGCGGTAAACAACTGGCTTGGCATAACCAATGAATATTGGGCCAAGGCTTTAAACTTTTTTATTTACGACACTATAAAGATCGGCTTGCTTTTAGTGGCCATCAATTATTTGATGGCCATAGTGCGTTACTATTTTCCGGTAGAAAAAGTCAGGGATATTCTATCCAGCCGCAAGTGGTACGGTTTTGATTACCTGCTGGCCGCTTTGCTGGGAACGATCACGCCGTTTTGCTCCTGTTCTTCTATCCCGCTGTTTATCGGTTTTGTAAGTGCGGGCATACCTTTGGGCGTAACTTTTGCCTTTTTGATCGCTTCGCCATTGGTAAACGAAGCTTCGCTTTTTATCTTTCCTTCAATTTTTGGGCTGAAAATGGCATTGATGTATAACGCTCTGGGCATAATTGTAAGCGTTTTGGCCGGAATGGCGATTCAGCGATTGCGCATGGACAAAAATGTAAACCCCGAATTTTTAAGATTCAAAACTCAAAAGCGGGCGATTGAAGAAAACGGCGGCCAATCGATATCGATCAAAAAAAAGCTTTTGATCTGGTGGCGGGACGGAATAGGTGTTTCAAAAAGCATTTTTCCCTATGTTTTGCTGGGTGTCGGCATCGGCGCGCTGATCCATGGTTTCATTCCGCGCGATTTTGTGGAAAACAGCTTGGCGGTTCGGCAATGGTGGGCGGTGCCTTTGGCGACGATCCTTGGTTTGCCGCTCTACGCCAACTCGGTGAGCGTGATTCCGGTGATTGAGGCTTTGACGCAAAAGGGCGTGCCGCTTGGCACTTCGCTTGCTTTCATGACCGCCACCGTTACCTTATCCATTCCCGGCCTTTTGATACTCAAAAAAGCGATGAATTGGAAATTGTTGTCGGCTTTCGCGGTTGTTGCCACCATCGGCATTATGGCCATCGGTTATTTTTTCAACTGGATTCAGCCTTAA
- a CDS encoding nitrophenyl compound nitroreductase subunit ArsF family protein: MRKTIYIFLIILGIGGVLGLMSAIPKKDAAGEQSANFDSASNLQKNTGNMSIAVAPAQKVEVFLFHRTQRCATCIAIGKLSGQTVEEEFAPEILKGKVVFLEVNVDEPQNKALAEKFQARGSSLFINVVRGGSDNIQEDMEVWRLTNDPQAFKNYLAGKINRLLGKQ, encoded by the coding sequence ATGAGAAAAACAATCTATATCTTCTTAATAATTTTGGGCATTGGCGGAGTTTTGGGGTTGATGTCGGCAATACCCAAAAAAGACGCGGCCGGCGAACAATCGGCGAATTTTGATTCTGCGTCTAACCTCCAAAAAAACACCGGCAATATGTCGATTGCGGTCGCGCCCGCCCAAAAAGTGGAAGTTTTTCTGTTCCACCGTACGCAAAGATGTGCCACCTGTATTGCCATCGGCAAGTTAAGCGGCCAAACGGTTGAAGAAGAATTTGCCCCGGAAATTTTAAAAGGCAAAGTGGTATTCCTGGAGGTTAATGTCGATGAACCGCAAAACAAAGCTTTAGCCGAGAAATTCCAAGCCCGCGGTTCATCTTTGTTTATCAATGTTGTCAGGGGAGGAAGCGATAACATCCAAGAAGATATGGAGGTATGGCGGTTGACCAATGACCCGCAAGCTTTTAAAAATTATCTGGCAGGCAAGATCAACAGACTGCTGGGCAAACAATGA
- a CDS encoding aromatic aminobenezylarsenical efflux permease ArsG family transporter translates to MMEFLNAFMDNSSISAVTAILLGVLTSISPCPLATNIAAIAYLSKNLKTIRGTLSNGIYYALGRAASYTLLAILIYYGLSAFQVSKSVQEWGEKLLGPLLLFIGLAMFDVIKIKFPSGNGQLEKIKFWLAGKGSRGAFLLGAIFALAFCPYSAVLFFGALIPLVLKSSGGLLLPSLFALGTGLPVIIFAFLIAFSAQKIGAMFKVMQRIEKIMRYAVAITFISVGIYYLRFAFHANG, encoded by the coding sequence ATGATGGAATTTTTAAACGCATTTATGGATAATAGCTCGATTTCTGCCGTTACTGCCATCCTCTTGGGCGTCTTAACTTCGATCAGCCCTTGCCCGTTGGCAACCAATATCGCGGCCATTGCCTACCTTTCCAAAAATCTAAAAACTATCAGAGGCACTCTGTCCAATGGCATATACTATGCCCTGGGTCGGGCGGCTAGCTATACTTTGCTGGCCATTTTAATTTATTACGGATTATCGGCTTTTCAAGTTTCTAAATCCGTCCAGGAGTGGGGCGAAAAGCTTTTGGGCCCTTTGCTTTTGTTTATCGGCTTGGCAATGTTTGATGTGATAAAAATCAAGTTTCCCTCCGGCAACGGCCAACTGGAAAAAATAAAGTTTTGGCTGGCGGGAAAGGGAAGCCGGGGAGCCTTCCTCTTGGGCGCGATATTTGCCCTGGCCTTTTGTCCTTACAGCGCGGTACTCTTCTTTGGCGCGCTTATTCCACTGGTGCTAAAATCTTCCGGCGGCCTGCTTTTACCTTCTTTATTCGCCCTAGGTACCGGCTTGCCGGTTATTATTTTTGCCTTCTTAATCGCTTTTAGCGCGCAAAAGATCGGGGCAATGTTTAAAGTAATGCAAAGAATCGAAAAGATTATGCGCTATGCTGTAGCCATAACTTTTATTTCAGTCGGCATATATTATCTGCGTTTTGCGTTTCATGCCAATGGTTGA